From Magnetococcales bacterium, the proteins below share one genomic window:
- a CDS encoding ABC transporter ATP-binding protein — translation MIQTRAVSHYYPGSRRRDPPRQALLPLDLQVEEGQFFALTGPNGGGKSTLFKILAGVMQPSAGEVLVGGKNLFAAGSGARQLLGVAFQKPALDRQLTVMENFRIHASLYGLDAGRFHRRLEAALSWSGLQDRLADRVGQLSGGLARQVELVKVLLHEPRILLLDEPTTGLDPGVRRAFLDRLLTLRREEGLTICLTSHLFEEAEAADRVGILKKGVMLANDTPEALKRQVGRNLLVLKSRRPEALEAWLRHEPAIQVQHLEGEMRLEGPDLDRLLARILVEFKEDLLSVSFKEATLEDLFIHLTGEKAVEGEVAA, via the coding sequence CTGATTCAGACCAGGGCGGTCAGCCACTATTATCCCGGTTCCCGGCGGCGCGATCCGCCCCGGCAAGCCCTGCTCCCCCTCGATCTGCAGGTGGAGGAGGGGCAGTTCTTCGCCCTCACCGGGCCGAACGGGGGCGGGAAATCGACCCTGTTCAAGATTCTCGCCGGGGTCATGCAGCCCAGTGCCGGGGAGGTGCTGGTGGGGGGGAAGAATCTCTTCGCCGCCGGCTCCGGGGCGCGGCAGTTGCTGGGGGTGGCCTTTCAGAAACCCGCCCTCGACCGGCAGTTGACGGTGATGGAAAACTTTCGCATCCACGCCAGCCTGTATGGCCTGGATGCCGGGCGATTTCACCGTCGCCTGGAAGCGGCCCTCTCCTGGTCGGGTTTACAGGATCGCCTGGCGGACCGGGTGGGCCAACTCTCCGGGGGGCTGGCCCGACAGGTGGAACTGGTGAAGGTGCTCCTCCACGAACCCCGCATCCTTCTGCTGGACGAGCCCACCACCGGGCTCGATCCGGGGGTGAGGCGGGCCTTCCTCGACCGGTTGCTGACCCTGCGTCGTGAGGAGGGTTTGACCATCTGCCTGACCAGCCATCTCTTCGAGGAGGCGGAGGCGGCGGATCGCGTGGGTATTCTCAAAAAGGGTGTCATGCTGGCCAACGACACTCCGGAAGCCCTCAAACGTCAGGTGGGGCGCAATCTTCTGGTGTTGAAAAGCCGCCGACCGGAGGCCCTGGAGGCTTGGTTGCGCCACGAGCCGGCCATCCAGGTGCAGCATCTGGAGGGGGAGATGCGTCTGGAAGGCCCCGACCTGGATCGGCTGCTGGCGCGAATCCTGGTGGAGTTCAAGGAGGATCTGCTCTCCGTCTCCTTCAAG